AATGCCTTTCACCAAGCCCCGATTTGTCCTTGACCCGTCCGGACTGAAGCTGCTCGAAAACCCATTGCCCACGCGGGCCGACTACCGGGCCATGCTGGAAAGCCCGGGCCCCACATTGCGGCGGCTTTCGAAGGATGACGGTTGGTTCAAGTGGATGCCCCATGAGGGGAAATGGGATGGGCTTGCGGTCGTTCGATTGGGCAAGACGGCTCTGTTCTGGTATCGGCGAGTTCTGGCGCCGGACGCGATTCTGACCCCGGAAGGCGTGTACCGTCGAGGATCGGATGCGTTTGAGTTGACCCGGGCCATTCTCTCCGCCTTCTACGCCGAGGTGGAGATCCACGGAGAGTTTCCCGTCATCGTCCTCTTCCCCAGTCCCGCGGATGTTCGTCGATATCGGAAAACCGGAAAAGCCCGCTACGCTCCCCTGGCGGACGATCTACAAAAGATGAAACGGCGAGTCATTGACACATTGCCGGCGTTGGCGGGCCTGACCCCGGATCCCCTGACCCCGGATCCAGGGGGAGGCGCGGTCAACGTGCACTATTCGGCCGCTCAGAACAAGGCGGTCGCCCGCAAGATCCTGGAGGAGATGTCTCACTCATGGCCGGACGCTCTGAAGCCCTGAAGCCGGCGCTTCTCTCCCTTCTCGTTCGGGGCGCTTACCTCGCCGTCGCCTGGGCTCTGAGTCCGGATTTCTCGGCCGTGGGCCGGTACGATGACTCCTCCAGCTATCTCGTGCTGGCCAACGCTTTCCAGACGGGTGAGTGGGCCGATCTGACCCTCCAGGCTCGCAAGTTCTGGCCCGGCTACCCGATGGCGGTGGCCATGTTTTCCGGCCTGCTGCACCTGTCGACGCCGACGGCTGCGATCGGGGTCTCGATCCTCGCTGCATCCGGCTCCACGTACCTGGTGGCGAGGCTGCACGGGGCCCGCGTGGCGGTTCTTTTCGCGTGCCTGCCGCCGGACTGGGTTTTTTACGGGAGTCTCATTTTCAGCGAAGCGCTGGCCACCCTGCTGATTTGGCTGTCCATCTTCCTTCTGTCAAGAACCCGGCGATACGACCTCGGGATCGGCGTGGCGTCTTTGGCCGCCCTCGCCCGGCCGCAGGGTGTATTCCTGCTTGCGGCGCTGGGGATTCAGGGCATCAGGGAGCGCCGGACGCGATCGGTCGTGATGGGAGGAGTCTTCGCCGCTGCCGTCGCGGCCTCGTGGTTCCTCTACCTCTACCTCAAGACCGGGGAACCGTTCTCGTCGCTGACCGGCTACGGCGCCGTTGGCCAGTGGCGGGGATTTCCCATGACGATCCCGTTCGCGTCGGTGGCGCATGAATTGTTCGCGAACCGAGTCGCCTGGGTGCGAAAGGTCTACCTGGTTGGGCTTTGGGCGGTCACGCTCTGGGCCGCAGTCGTCGGAGTTCGGCGTATGAGGTCGGCCACCGAGCCTGTGGTTCAGGTGGAGTCGATCTTTCTCCTGGTCTTTGCCGCGTACTTTGCGTGTGAGAACAGTGCGTGGGGGTTTACCGCCTTTTCCCGGTTCGTCATACCGGTGTCCCCCGTCGTTCTAGCCGCCTTCGGGGAACGACTTCCACCGGGGAAATGGGCCTATGGGGTGGCGTGCTCCATCTCATTCGCGCTTGCGGTGGCGATATTCCTGAGGAGCCCCGCCGGCCCGCTCTGAGTTTTCAGAAGGAGGAATTTCCGTGAAGGGGGTGTCCCGTTCTGCTAGGATGGGCGCCAATGGTCAGCCGACCACGAGCCGGGGGAGTTCTTGCCAGCCGTGCGCTCATCGCCGCATTTTGGGTTCCGGCCCTTCTCATCGTCTTCACGAATCCCTCATGGTCGCAGACCGAAGAATACCAACGGCGTGTTCCCGGCCCCATACAACGCCCGGCTGAAGATACGAAAGCGCTCATCCAGCTCATGAATCCCTACGATCCGTTGAAGCGGATCCAGGCTGCCGAGAGACTCGGCCGGACCGGGAACCCCATCTACGCCGAACCGCTGGGATGGGCGATGGTCGATCGAAATCTGGCGGTGCGAAAGTCGGCCGCCCGCGCGCTCGGCCATTTGCCGGAAGGAGACGCCCTCCCGGTGCTGGTCCGCGCCCTCTCGAAGGAGAAGGATGACGGCGTGCTGGAATCGGTGTTGGACGCAATGGCCGGGTTCCAGGGTTCCATGGTCGATTGGCAGCTCAAGCATTTCATCTCAAGCGCACTGGCCTCGGAACGGGTGCGCCTCAAGGCATTGGACATTTTCGGCACGCGCGCGCCACCCGATGGTCGGGTTTTTCTTGACCTGAATCGCGGCTCGTTCCCGCCTGCGATGAGGACCAAGGCGGAGGAAATCATGGCCGAGAGCTACGGGGTCAAACCTCAGGTGCAGGTCTTTCCTCCGGTCTTCGTCGGTCCCCAAAAGCCCGAACCGGCCCCCGTGCCGGCGCCGACGCCGGTCCCCGCGGTCGAGGAGCCTCCCCCCGATCCCCGCGCGCGCGGTCGATGGCTTCTGGTAACCAGTTCCGGACTCTATGGTGCATCGTTCCTGGATCTCATGCGACGGGCGTCCGATTCCCAGGTTTCACCGAGCTGGACGATGCCCATCGGCCTGACCGTGGGCGGCGGCACGGCCTACCTCATGACCCATTTCTCGCACGGTGTGAGCCCCGGCCCCGCCCTTTGGTGGACCTCCTCGGGCATCTGGGGCGTGGCGGCGTCTCACTGGACCGCCAACGGGATGGGTGAGGGTCACGGTTCCACGAGGCGGCTTTACAACCTGGCGGGCGAGGGGATCGGCCTGGGCGCCGGGGGGATCTCGGCCTTCGCTCTGGATTGGACGATCAGTGACACCACGTACGTCAACACAGGAGGTGTGGGTGGTGCCCTTTGGGGTTGGGGGCTCGAGCTGATGAGCGGGCCGGAACGCGATCCGGCCAAGGCGGGCTGGCTCACCCTGGCGGGGGCCACGGGCGGATTGACCCTCGCGGCGCTCTCGACAGAACGGGTGACCCTCCGGAATTCCAACCTTTCGATGCTGTTCCTGGCCTCCGGCTACGGCGCGTGGGCGGGCGCATGGGCGCCGGGGCTGGGACGACGGTCCATTCCCGGCCACAAGGCGTGGGGGGGGAGCTTGACGGGACTGACCACTGGATACGCCGCCGGCGTGTTTCTCTCGCAGCGAGTGACCGAGCCGCCCGAATTCGCGTGGCGCGTGGTGGGCGCGGGCGCGATGGGGAATCTTCTTGGCGCGGGCCTCGGTTTCATGTTCTTCGACACGTTCGACCAACCTTCGATCGCACTAATGGAGGGGTTGGGTATCGGCGGTCTCGCGACGGGCGTGTACTACGATCACCTTTTCCCAGCCTCGCGGGAGCAGCCGGGCTTCAAGTCATTCGTCTTTCTTTCAGGGGCCTACTACGGTGCTCTGGTTCCGCGCGCGCTCAACCGGACTCCGCATGGGCGGCGGAGGACGGGACGGATCATGGCAGGATTTCCGATGCTGACCGCGGCCACGTTGGCATTTGGCAATGGCCTTGAAATCCCTCCGCGCGGAACCGCGGGGCTCTACTGGGGCGAGATTCTAGGGAGTGTGTCGGGCGCGGGCTGGGCCCTGACCTCCCGCTCCGACCAAGCTCTGCTTTCGGCCCTCGCGATGGGCGGGGGCGTTCTCGGCGCGGCTGGGGGATACGGTATGAGCCAGAGTCTGTCGTGGGCCCCGATGACGGAGCGTGAACATTCATTCGTCATGCTCCTGACGGCCTCGGGCGCATGGTACGGGGCGTGGGCGCCGGTGATGCTGCCGGGCCGTGTGGATCTGGACCGTGTGGGTGGCGGCGCGCTCGCGCTCTCCCCTCTGGCTCTCGGTACATCGCTTGTGCTGGCCGATCAGATCGAGCTGCGGCCTCGCATCAATCACGGGCTTTTCTTCGGGGAGGCCGTCGGATTTCTGGCGGGAGCCGGGGCCGGGTGGTCGCTGCTGGCCGATAGGCGGACGACCACGGCCATGATGCTCGCCGGAGGCGCAGGCGGGATGTTCGGCGGCTACGTGTTCGTGCGGAACATGGCGGCGGCGTCTCCGGTCCGCGCGTGGCGGGAAAGCATCCTCGTGGCTCACGGCACGCTGGCGGGCGCGTGGTACGGCGGGTGGACGGCGAGGTCGTTCCGATTGTCCGGCCGCCGCATTTCGGCCCGACGGGTTTCGGGCGGCGCACTCCTGGGGGGAACCGTCGGCCTCACGGGTACGATGTGGATCACCAATCACTACGACGTGCAGAATCGAGTCCTGCCGGGGCTGTTCTATGGTCAGGTGATGGGCGGTACGTTCGGGCAAGGCGTCGGGTTCCTCATGACGCGATCGACGGGGCGCAATCCATCGGACGAAACGCTGGGGAAGATCGACCGCGAAGTGGATCGTTCCTACTACATCATGGCGGCTTCGAGCGCCGCGGGGATGACCGGAGGGTATTTCTTCGCGACCCGGATGGCCGATCCCTCCTCTTGGAGAGGGAAGGAGACGTCGTGGTTCTTTCTCCACTCGTCGTTTGCGGCATGGTACGGGGCATGGCTTCCCACCATGGGCCGTTCGCGCGTGGCGGACGTGGAGCAGCGCCACGTCTTCGGGGGTGTGATGACGGCCGTGCCGACCGCGATGGCCGCCTCGATCTGGAGTGCAAACCATATGGATCTGTCGCCGAGGACCGTGCCGTCGCTCCTGCTGGGAGGAATCTTGGGCACTTCAACCGGCATCGGAGTCGCGGAAACCACGCTGGGTTCGGGCCGGTTCAGACGAGCGTCCATGCTGACGGGTGGCGCGGCAGGTGAACTCTTCGGCTACGCCTACGGCCGCGCGTTGAGAGCGGGATCGCCGAACACGACGCCAATGGCGGCGGCCGTCACGAGTCTGGGCACGTTCTCCGGCCTTTGGTACGGCGCGTGGCTGCCGACGCTCGTTGCGCGGGATCTTTCGGATGTGTCCGATCGGCGCATCGCGGGCGGGGTGATGGTGGGCGGGCCGGCAGCCTTCGCGGTTTCGTTGTGGACAGCCAATCAAGTCGGCATCAGCCCGCGGTCGGCCACGGGATTTTTTCTCGGCGAGGGGTTGGGCACGTCGTTTGGCGCGGGCCTCGGGTTGCTGATCCATTCGGACGATCGCTGGAGAAGCACATTCATGCTCTCTTCGGGGGCACTGGGCGCATGGAGCGGCTTGGAAATGGCGCGCCGGATGATCGGGCCGTCCGCTTTCCGGGATGACGAGGGGGCGGTGGCCGTGGCGCTCTCGACGGCGTCGTTCACGTGGTATGGAACGTGGCTGCCGACGCTTGCCGTGCGCGATTTGAAGAAGGGTTCGCCTTCGGGGGTCATCGGCGGGGCCATGATGGCGGCGCCGGTCGGATTCGCGGCGTCCACATGGATCGTGAATCACCACGTCGTTCGGGAGCGGGACCTGAAAGGAATCTTCGGCGGCGAGGTGATGGGATTCTCCGTCGGCGCCGGGATCGGGATGGCCGGTTTGAGCTCGCGTAGATGGACCACCTCGCTCATGCTCGGGACCGGTGCGGTGGGCGCCCTCGCGGGCTACCGGGTCGCTCAACGTCTGCCCGGTCAGGCGCTGGAGGACTATCCGCCGCTTCTGGCATTCACCGCTCTCACCGGGCTGTGGTACGGAGGGTGGTCGCCCACGTTCACGGCGCGGAGGTGGTCCGACATCGAGTCCAGGCGCGTGACCGGCGGCCTCATGATCGGCGGTCCGTTGGGCCTGGCGACGGGTCTCATTCTCCGCCATCGCCAAGTGGAGCCGTTGGCCTACACGGGATTCTTCATGGGGGAAAGTCTCGGTTCCATGGGGGGGGCGGGGGCCGCGATGACGCTGGATTCGTCCCACAGGAAGACCACGGCCGCGATGCTCGCCTCGGGCGTCGCCCTGGGGGCCGCGGGGTCGAGGGTGCTGCCGCGGATGAAACTCTCCGATCCGCAGCAGAAGGCGTTGGGGATGGGCGCGTTCTTCGGCGTGAGCTACGGAGCGCTCCTGCCGTATGTGGTGGAAGGCCGCAGGCGCGAAGTTGAAGGCAAACAGATTGCCGGCGGCGTGATGTTCGGTCTGCCGGCGGGTCTGGTGACCACGACGGCCGCTTTCGCTTTCTGGGACCCC
The window above is part of the Nitrospirota bacterium genome. Proteins encoded here:
- a CDS encoding HEAT repeat domain-containing protein translates to MVSRPRAGGVLASRALIAAFWVPALLIVFTNPSWSQTEEYQRRVPGPIQRPAEDTKALIQLMNPYDPLKRIQAAERLGRTGNPIYAEPLGWAMVDRNLAVRKSAARALGHLPEGDALPVLVRALSKEKDDGVLESVLDAMAGFQGSMVDWQLKHFISSALASERVRLKALDIFGTRAPPDGRVFLDLNRGSFPPAMRTKAEEIMAESYGVKPQVQVFPPVFVGPQKPEPAPVPAPTPVPAVEEPPPDPRARGRWLLVTSSGLYGASFLDLMRRASDSQVSPSWTMPIGLTVGGGTAYLMTHFSHGVSPGPALWWTSSGIWGVAASHWTANGMGEGHGSTRRLYNLAGEGIGLGAGGISAFALDWTISDTTYVNTGGVGGALWGWGLELMSGPERDPAKAGWLTLAGATGGLTLAALSTERVTLRNSNLSMLFLASGYGAWAGAWAPGLGRRSIPGHKAWGGSLTGLTTGYAAGVFLSQRVTEPPEFAWRVVGAGAMGNLLGAGLGFMFFDTFDQPSIALMEGLGIGGLATGVYYDHLFPASREQPGFKSFVFLSGAYYGALVPRALNRTPHGRRRTGRIMAGFPMLTAATLAFGNGLEIPPRGTAGLYWGEILGSVSGAGWALTSRSDQALLSALAMGGGVLGAAGGYGMSQSLSWAPMTEREHSFVMLLTASGAWYGAWAPVMLPGRVDLDRVGGGALALSPLALGTSLVLADQIELRPRINHGLFFGEAVGFLAGAGAGWSLLADRRTTTAMMLAGGAGGMFGGYVFVRNMAAASPVRAWRESILVAHGTLAGAWYGGWTARSFRLSGRRISARRVSGGALLGGTVGLTGTMWITNHYDVQNRVLPGLFYGQVMGGTFGQGVGFLMTRSTGRNPSDETLGKIDREVDRSYYIMAASSAAGMTGGYFFATRMADPSSWRGKETSWFFLHSSFAAWYGAWLPTMGRSRVADVEQRHVFGGVMTAVPTAMAASIWSANHMDLSPRTVPSLLLGGILGTSTGIGVAETTLGSGRFRRASMLTGGAAGELFGYAYGRALRAGSPNTTPMAAAVTSLGTFSGLWYGAWLPTLVARDLSDVSDRRIAGGVMVGGPAAFAVSLWTANQVGISPRSATGFFLGEGLGTSFGAGLGLLIHSDDRWRSTFMLSSGALGAWSGLEMARRMIGPSAFRDDEGAVAVALSTASFTWYGTWLPTLAVRDLKKGSPSGVIGGAMMAAPVGFAASTWIVNHHVVRERDLKGIFGGEVMGFSVGAGIGMAGLSSRRWTTSLMLGTGAVGALAGYRVAQRLPGQALEDYPPLLAFTALTGLWYGGWSPTFTARRWSDIESRRVTGGLMIGGPLGLATGLILRHRQVEPLAYTGFFMGESLGSMGGAGAAMTLDSSHRKTTAAMLASGVALGAAGSRVLPRMKLSDPQQKALGMGAFFGVSYGALLPYVVEGRRREVEGKQIAGGVMFGLPAGLVTTTAAFAFWDPAGGSVGLTWLSGIIGSAAGLGLGLTIEDWNSRAVIGSMYSTGLSGLALGARAPQIKYTSGALLFSTFGTVYGFSQGLALSIFGDFSERQAIGAMMLGSSLGLGTSLIITYDLQVGTGGAAVAYTGGIWGGFVGAMLAQVAAGGKEETTTAAVIVSNAGQLATTFSLLYLRIPPRRMGWINLFGLTGLGIGSAIGLPLSEGGDVFFITAPAGSLIGLTTGAIVTSYWDWEEERKDSGQTPSIGGASPLRETSPGHGWRSLVPRVDAVAPQFGLLPDPSGRDPEGRYTVGVMIWYH